From a single Nicotiana tomentosiformis chromosome 2, ASM39032v3, whole genome shotgun sequence genomic region:
- the LOC104109079 gene encoding protein COBRA-like encodes MEFFRSLPRFTATAVLLVFLLSCFSFKSTDAFDPLDPNGNITIKWDVISWTPDGYVAVVTMFNFQQYRHIQAPGWTLGWTWAKKEVIWNMMGAQTTEQGDCSKFKGNIPHCCKKDPTIVDLLPGTPYNQQIANCCKGGVINSWGQDTATAVSSFQVSVGAAGTTNKTVRVPKNFTLKAPGPGYTCGPAKIVKPTKFVTQDGRRVTQAMMTWNVTCTYSQFLAQKTPTCCVSISSFYNDTIVPCPTCTCGCQKNGTQHGNCVDQDEPHLASVVSDHGKKNTYAPLVQCTNHMCPIRIHWHVKLNYKEYWRVKVTITNFNYNMNYTQWNLVVQHPNFDNLTQLFSFNYKSLTPYGAINDTAMLWGMKFYNDLLMQAGPLGNVQSELLFRKDLSTFTFDKGWAFPRRVYFNGDNCVMPPPDSYPYMPNVGTVWKVSSLKLVVTLMLSTAFFFASI; translated from the exons ATGGAGTTCTTCAGATCTCTTCCTAGATTTACTGCTACTGCTGTTTTATTAGTCTTCTTGCTGTCCTGCTTCAGCTTTAAATCAACAG ATGCCTTCGACCCACTTGATCCCAACGGGAACATCACAATAAAATGGGATGTCATCAGCTGGACACCGGATGGATATGTT GCTGTTGTGACTATGTTCAACTTCCAGCAATATAGGCATATTCAAGCACCAGGCTGGACTTTGGGATGGACTTGGGCGAAGAAGGAGGTAATATGGAACATGATGGGAGCTCAAACAACGGAGCAAGGAGATTGTTCGAAATTTAAAGGAAACATTCCCCATTGCTGCAAGAAGGATCCAACCATTGTTGACTTACTGCCCGGAACTCCTTACAACCAGCAGATTGCAAATTGCTGCAAGGGAGGAGTGATCAACTCATGGGGACAAGATACTGCAACTGCTGTTAGCTCATTCCAAGTCAGTGTAGGTGCTGCCGGAACAACCAATAAAACAGTTAGAGTTCCTAAGAACTTCACCTTAAAGGCACCAGGGCCTGGTTATACTTGTGGACCCGCTAAAATTGTTAAACCTACTAAGTTTGTTACTCAAGATGGGAGACGAGTAACACAGGCCATGA TGACTTGGAATGTCACATGCACATACTCACAGTTCCTAGCTCAAAAAACTCCGACATGCTGCGTCTCTATCTCATCCTTCTACAATGACACAATTGTACCGTGCCCAACATGTACTTGTGGCTGCCAGAAGAATGGCACTCAGCATGGAAATTGCGTAGA TCAAGACGAACCGCACCTAGCTTCAGTTGTTTCTGATCATGGAAAGAAGAATACGTATGCTCCTTTGGTTCAGTGCACGAATCATATGTGCCCTATTAGAATTCACTGGCATGTGAAACTCAACTACAAGGAGTATTGGCGAGTGAAGGTCACTATAACTAACTTCAATTACAATATGAATTATACACAATGGAACTTGGTTGTCCAGCATCCCAACTTTGACAACCTGACTCAGTTATTCAGCTTCAATTACAAGTCATTAACACCTTATGGAGCAATAA ATGACACTGCCATGTTATGGGGAATGAAATTCTACAACGATCTGCTCATGCAAGCGGGTCCTTTAGGAAATGTCCAGTCAGAGCTTCTATTCCGCAAGGATTTATCGACTTTTACTTTTGACAAGGGGTGGGCTTTTCCCCGCAGAGTTTACTTCAATGGTGATAACTGTGTCATGCCGCCTCCTGATTCATATCCATATATGCCGAATGTTGGTACTGTATGGAAGGTTTCTTCACTAAAGTTAGTGGTGACGCTGATGCTCTCTACAGCCTTCTTCTTTGCATCTATTTAG